CTTTGATTCAGCGTGTCGGGGTCGGTGCCGGGATGCTGCGCCAGCAAATGACGTAAGTCGTTCCGGTACGCACTGAGTGTGTGTTCCGAATAGCGTTTTTCCTGCCTGAGTTGATTTAGCCAGTTTTGCATGGCCGGACTGAGCACCGGGTGGGCGACAGATTGCCCGGGCGAGTGGTCCTTGCTAGCGGTGCAGTCTGGTTTTTTCAGGCCGGACATTCGTTTTGATTAATACGGCTGGGTTTGTGTAAACGCTGCAAGGCCGCGCTGCACAGTTCGCCGATGCCTTCCAGAAAGTCGGTGCCCATATCGACGGTAAAGCGAGAGTCCTCGGGGGAACCCAGCACCAGCAGGCCAAACAAGGCATCGGATTCGGGGAATCTCAAGGGCACGATCGCTACTGACTGGGCATCCTGCTGCAGGTCAGCCAGAAAGTCTTGTTCACGCCGGGGACCGCAATAGGGTTTGAGCAAGGTATAGGCCCAACTGACCAAGGGGTCATCGGCCAGTACCTCGTCCGGATTCCAGCAATGCAGGCGCACGACTGGCATCTCGAAGATGCGTTCCAAGCTGCTGCAAATCAGAGCGGGCAAGGCCGCGGGATCAGACTCGGCCAGCATCTGGCAGTTCCATTGATGCAATTGGCGCGAGATTTTTTCATTGCCCCGGGCATTGGCCACCAGCATGGCCAGTTGGCGTTCGGTTTTCTTGCCGCGTTCGCGCAGTAGCATGATCTGGCGCTCGCCCAGGGAAATGGCGCGGCTTTGATGCGGGTGGGGCACCATCAGCTTGGCAAAAACGTCGGCGTGTGCGTCGAAAAAATCAGGGTTGGCTTTCAAAAACTGGGCCACGTCCACGGCGCTAAGGCTGTTGGGGGTATCCATGTCTAGAAGGTTTCCTTTCTGGCTACGGATGCACACAGTGCATCAATATCGACTTGTCCGGTAAAGACGGTTTGGGCCGGGCCGCTCATGCGTAGCGCCTGTCCGTCCCATTCAATGCGTAGACTGCCTCCACGAGTATCAACGACAACCGGGCTTTGGAGCAATCCCCGGCGTATGCCTGCCACCACAGCCGCACAGGCGCCGGTCCCGCAGGCCAGCGTTTCACCCGCACCGCGTTCGTAGACGCGCAGCTTGATATGGTGGGGATCAAGAATTTGCATGAACCCGGCGTTGACCTTGTGGGCAAAACGGGGGTGGGACTCGATAAACGGGCCGACCGTGGCAACGGGAGCCTGCTTGAGGTCATCGACTACTTGCACCGCATGGGGATTGGAGATGGACACCAGCGACAGGGAGACGGGTTCGGCTTGATCGGGCACGGGCAGCAGCCACAGCGTATCCTCGCCCTGAGCTTTCTGTTCCAGCCCGCTTGGGTCAAAAGCAACATCGGCCGGCGTAAATCGGGTGGTGCCCATCATGACCTCCACGCCGCGCTCCGGATCATCATTCAAGCTGATGATGCCGGTGCGAATTTGCGCACGCAAAGGGTTGGCCGACGACAGGCCTTGCTCATGCACGAAGCGGACAAAGCACCGCGCGCCATTGCCGCAATGTTCGACCTCGCCGCCGTCGGCGTTGAAGATCCGGTATCGGAAGTCGGCGCCGGCTTCGGTTGCCGCCTCCACCAGCAAAATCTGATCGGCACCAATCCCGAAATGGCGATCTGCCAGAGCGCGGGCTCGTTCCGGTGTCAGTTCGATGTCCTGCGTCACACCATCCAGCATGACAAAGTCATTGCCCGCACCGTGCATTTTGCTGAAATGCCAGATTGTGGCTGCGGGTTGGGGTGCAGGAGAGCGATGCATGATGGGGCCTAGTAGATGCCGGGTTGCCCTTCAGGGCGGGTTTTGAAGCGTCGATGTACCCAATAATACTGCGGCGGGTCCTCGCGCACATAGTTTTCGATCAGGGCATTCATGCGTTCGGTGGCCTCTTCCAGGCTGCCTTCACCCGGAAAGTCGGCCATGGGTTCCAGCACCTGAATATGGTAGTGGCCGGTTTGTGCGTCCAGTCGCGAAATCACCGGAATGACCAGCGCGTCCTGGTTTCGGGCGATCTGCGCGGTGGACAACAGCGTGGCCGCCGGAACATTGAAAAAGGGCACGAACGCCGCGCCTTTGGTGCCGAAATCCATATCGGGCAGGTAATAAATTGGCTGACCCTTTTGCAGCGCGCGCATCAGGCCGCGAATACCGTCCTTGCGTGAGATCAGCGGCACCGAGGAAAAGCGGCTGCGGCCTTCATACATCAGGCGATCCACATGGGGGTCGCGTTGCGGAGTGTAGAACGCCACCAAGGGTGAAATGGACATGGACAGTCGTGTGCCCGCTGCGTCCATCCCCAGGAAATGCGGGACCAGCAGCATGACCTTGCGGCCTTGTTCCAGGGCTTGGGTAATGTGTTCTTCACCCGTCAGGTGCAGGGTGTTCAAAATGGTGCTGGGCAGGCCGAACCAAAGCAGGCCCCGGTCCAGATAGGATTGAGCCAGCAAGCGAAAGTGCTGCTTTTCCCATTCACGACGGGTGCTTTCGGGGGTGTCGGGAAAACACAGGTCCAGATTGGTACGCACAATATGCCGGCGGCGCGAGGCAAAGCGATGTACCAGTCCGCCCAGCACAGTGCCCCAACGCTGGCGCGTGCGTACCGGGACACGGCCAAAATAGGAAAAAACGGATTGGAGCAGCGGGTAAGAATTAAAACTCATGGGGTGGTATCGCCAGGCAAAGGGGGCGCATCGTGAGGAATTTTGTAGCGGTTATAGCCCCACAGGTATTGGGTGGGGAAGCGCCGGATCATGGTTTCCATGGACTGGTTGATCAGGGTAGCCAGTTCTGTCGGGTCCTCGGGCAAGGGCTCGGGCAGACGCAAGGTATGGATATGCCATCCACGACCTTTGGGCAGGCGCTCGGCAGCAGTCACAATCACAGGCACGTTGGATTGGCGTGCCAGCTTGCCCGCCAGCGTCATTGTCAGGGCAGGGCGACCAAAGAATGGCGCCCATACACCATCTCCGCCGCTGGGAACCTGATCGGGCAACATGCCGACCGACTCGCCCCGGCGAAAAGCACGAACCAGCTCGCGCACGCCTTTGATATTGGCCGGAACGGCATGCAAACCGGGTAGCTCGCGCGACTCGACCATCAAGGGTTCCAGAAACGCCTGACGGGGTGGGCGGAACATCACGGTCATCGGGTCCACGCCGGAAAAATAGCGTGCAATCATTTCAAAACAGCCCAGGTGCGGAGTCAGATACAGTATGCCGCGACCCTCGGCCAGCGTTTCCTGGACCAGGGGCAGATTGTCGATTGTGCAGCGCTCCAGACAGGCTTGTGGATGCAGCCAGACGCGGGGGGTTTCCACAATCATGGCCCCTGTCTGCCCGGCCGCTTGTCGAAAAAAAGCGGGAGAGTCGTAGCCCGCTTGGCGACAGTGACTTTGCAAACGGCGGCGATAGCGTCCCGGAAAGGCGTAAATCAGGCGCCCAACCCCGTTGCCCAGAAAATGCAGGGCGGGTAAAGGCAGACGAGCCAACAAGCGCAAAAGAGCCACTAGCATGGGCCAGACAATCCTTTAAAGTGAAGTTTTGCTGAAATAAATACGTATTTTCGCTTAAAATGGAATGTATCGCTGAGTTAAACGACAACTTGCGGAGCGATCAGGCAGCAATCTGCCCACTATAAACCGCTAAAGCGTCGCGCCCCGTCTATCGTATCCACATCGCTGGCTTCGAGGTGCAACGCAGTTTGTTCAACCTCGTGCTGATTATCAGCCCTTATCCAAGGAAGCTACGCTGTGAACCACAACGACTTTCTCTTTACGTCCGAATCCGTCTCTGAAGGGCACCCCGACAAGGTTGCCGACCAGATTTCCGACGCCATCCTGGACGCGATTTTCGAGCAGGACCCGCAAGCGCGTGTTGCCGCTGAAACCCTGTGCAATACCGGCCTGGTGGTGCTGGCCGGCGAGATCACGACCCACGCCAACGTGGACTACATCCAGGTAGCCCGTGACACCATCAAGCGCATTGGCTATGACAATGGCGACTACGGCATCGATTACAAATCCTGCGCGGTTC
This genomic interval from Alcaligenes ammonioxydans contains the following:
- a CDS encoding DUF484 family protein; the encoded protein is MDTPNSLSAVDVAQFLKANPDFFDAHADVFAKLMVPHPHQSRAISLGERQIMLLRERGKKTERQLAMLVANARGNEKISRQLHQWNCQMLAESDPAALPALICSSLERIFEMPVVRLHCWNPDEVLADDPLVSWAYTLLKPYCGPRREQDFLADLQQDAQSVAIVPLRFPESDALFGLLVLGSPEDSRFTVDMGTDFLEGIGELCSAALQRLHKPSRINQNECPA
- the dapF gene encoding diaminopimelate epimerase, with the protein product MHRSPAPQPAATIWHFSKMHGAGNDFVMLDGVTQDIELTPERARALADRHFGIGADQILLVEAATEAGADFRYRIFNADGGEVEHCGNGARCFVRFVHEQGLSSANPLRAQIRTGIISLNDDPERGVEVMMGTTRFTPADVAFDPSGLEQKAQGEDTLWLLPVPDQAEPVSLSLVSISNPHAVQVVDDLKQAPVATVGPFIESHPRFAHKVNAGFMQILDPHHIKLRVYERGAGETLACGTGACAAVVAGIRRGLLQSPVVVDTRGGSLRIEWDGQALRMSGPAQTVFTGQVDIDALCASVARKETF
- a CDS encoding lysophospholipid acyltransferase family protein, which produces MSFNSYPLLQSVFSYFGRVPVRTRQRWGTVLGGLVHRFASRRRHIVRTNLDLCFPDTPESTRREWEKQHFRLLAQSYLDRGLLWFGLPSTILNTLHLTGEEHITQALEQGRKVMLLVPHFLGMDAAGTRLSMSISPLVAFYTPQRDPHVDRLMYEGRSRFSSVPLISRKDGIRGLMRALQKGQPIYYLPDMDFGTKGAAFVPFFNVPAATLLSTAQIARNQDALVIPVISRLDAQTGHYHIQVLEPMADFPGEGSLEEATERMNALIENYVREDPPQYYWVHRRFKTRPEGQPGIY
- a CDS encoding lysophospholipid acyltransferase family protein; this encodes MLVALLRLLARLPLPALHFLGNGVGRLIYAFPGRYRRRLQSHCRQAGYDSPAFFRQAAGQTGAMIVETPRVWLHPQACLERCTIDNLPLVQETLAEGRGILYLTPHLGCFEMIARYFSGVDPMTVMFRPPRQAFLEPLMVESRELPGLHAVPANIKGVRELVRAFRRGESVGMLPDQVPSGGDGVWAPFFGRPALTMTLAGKLARQSNVPVIVTAAERLPKGRGWHIHTLRLPEPLPEDPTELATLINQSMETMIRRFPTQYLWGYNRYKIPHDAPPLPGDTTP